From a region of the Sporosarcina ureilytica genome:
- the tatC gene encoding twin-arginine translocase subunit TatC: MCPTGEPNCKNVSALDKAKAEIEVETERHGIDDDLVEELDSKTDENPSLPLVAHLGELRKQLIKSLVVFILFFVLIFATINIWFPYVTRGHQLIVLGPLEVVKFYMSISTALAIGLALPFVCHFLWQFVGPGLNEIESRFISLYSPIMLFLFICGVSFGYFVVNPISYNFLTALGAVNFDVMISAQEYVSFLLMTTVPLGLIFELPIVAMFLAAIGLLTADSMKKVRRWSYLVLAVVSALITPPDFISQLIVLIPMMLLYETSIYIVRRVEQRSAAAKSY, translated from the coding sequence CAACTGTAAAAATGTTAGTGCGTTAGACAAAGCAAAAGCAGAAATAGAAGTAGAAACAGAGCGACATGGAATAGATGACGACCTAGTAGAGGAACTGGATTCTAAAACTGATGAAAACCCATCATTACCGTTAGTCGCTCATCTCGGAGAATTAAGGAAACAGCTTATTAAAAGTCTAGTTGTATTTATCCTCTTTTTCGTTCTTATTTTCGCGACGATTAATATTTGGTTTCCTTATGTAACACGTGGACATCAGTTAATTGTGTTGGGTCCATTAGAAGTTGTTAAGTTTTATATGTCCATTTCGACGGCACTTGCGATTGGACTTGCATTGCCGTTTGTATGCCATTTTCTGTGGCAATTCGTAGGTCCTGGGTTGAATGAAATAGAAAGTCGATTTATAAGCTTGTACTCGCCAATCATGTTGTTTCTGTTCATTTGTGGGGTGTCATTTGGATATTTTGTCGTTAATCCAATTAGTTATAATTTCTTAACAGCTTTAGGTGCTGTTAATTTTGATGTGATGATTTCCGCCCAGGAGTATGTGAGCTTTCTTTTAATGACAACCGTCCCCCTTGGATTGATTTTTGAACTGCCAATCGTTGCGATGTTTCTCGCCGCGATTGGATTGTTGACAGCTGATTCAATGAAAAAAGTTCGCAGATGGTCCTACTTGGTGCTTGCAGTTGTATCAGCGCTCATCACACCACCCGATTTCATTAGCCAACTGATTGTGCTGATTCCGATGATGCTGCTTTACGAAACGAGCATTTATATCGTTAGACGTGTAGAACAACGAAGCGCAGCGGCAAAATCGTATTAA
- a CDS encoding Dps family protein: MEKLHSALNGQIANWSVLYTKLHRYHWFVKGPQFFTLHEKFEELYNEAASVVDEVAERLLASGGTPVATMKEYLAVATLEETNGETTANEMVASLVKDYKHLKDELKGLAELSEQHGDDGINDLTVGLLVKLDLHIWMLSAYLGE, from the coding sequence ATGGAAAAATTACATTCAGCATTAAATGGTCAAATTGCAAACTGGAGTGTCCTTTACACGAAACTTCACCGTTATCATTGGTTTGTAAAAGGACCACAGTTTTTCACCCTTCATGAAAAATTTGAGGAACTATATAATGAAGCAGCTAGTGTTGTGGACGAAGTAGCAGAAAGACTGCTTGCGTCTGGTGGAACACCTGTTGCAACGATGAAGGAATACTTGGCCGTTGCGACTTTAGAAGAGACTAATGGAGAAACAACTGCCAATGAAATGGTTGCAAGCCTCGTAAAAGATTATAAGCATCTGAAAGATGAGTTAAAGGGATTAGCAGAACTATCAGAACAGCACGGGGACGATGGAATTAATGATCTCACTGTTGGGTTATTAGTAAAACTTGACCTACATATTTGGATGCTATCTGCTTACTTAGGAGAATAA
- the psiE gene encoding phosphate-starvation-inducible protein PsiE, translating into MIKKKYTYALQVFPKALQMFLNIMLVILAIILSVVLIKELFVFGDLLLSGDHTDYKTYLANILIFFLYFEFIAMIVKYFKEEYHFPLRYFIYIGITAMVRLVIVDHDHPIHTLIYSFVILILIIGYFIINMTPRDRPDSQWYFKRQ; encoded by the coding sequence ATGATCAAGAAAAAATATACGTATGCTTTACAAGTTTTTCCTAAAGCTTTACAAATGTTCTTGAATATAATGCTTGTTATTCTTGCAATTATTTTGTCAGTTGTATTAATTAAAGAACTATTTGTCTTTGGTGATCTATTGCTTTCTGGTGATCATACTGACTATAAAACATACTTAGCGAATATATTGATTTTCTTTTTATATTTCGAATTTATCGCGATGATTGTTAAGTATTTTAAAGAAGAATATCATTTTCCGCTTCGTTATTTTATTTATATTGGAATCACTGCAATGGTCAGATTGGTCATTGTTGATCACGATCATCCCATCCACACATTAATCTATTCCTTTGTCATTTTGATACTAATTATCGGATATTTTATCATCAATATGACGCCACGTGATCGGCCTGATAGTCAATGGTATTTTAAAAGGCAATAA
- the tnpB gene encoding IS200/IS605 family element RNA-guided endonuclease TnpB, giving the protein MLRHKAYQFRLHPNKEQEILIAKTIGCARFVFNHFLDLWNRSYTETGKGLSYYACSAMLPKLKANKDTCWLKEVDSIALQSSLKNLADAFSRFFKKQNNKPQFKGKMNPVQSYTTKNVNNNIELKGKKIQLPKLGLVKFTKSREPKGRILNATIRKYASGKYFVSILCEEEINELPKTNTAIGIDLGITDFAILSDGRKIDNSQFSSKMEEKLKREQRKLSRRAVVAKQNGIKLLEAKNYQKQKRKVAKLHEKVMNQRTDFLNKLSTEIIKNHDVICIEDLNTKGMLRNKKLAKSISDVSWSSFVTKLEYKADWYGRKIIKVDRWFPSSQICSECGVQDGKKLLNIRRWTCPTCKTEHDRDINASRNILYEGLKTLIRV; this is encoded by the coding sequence ATGCTTCGACATAAAGCTTATCAGTTTCGTCTCCACCCGAATAAAGAACAGGAAATCTTAATCGCAAAAACAATTGGCTGTGCACGATTTGTGTTCAATCATTTTCTGGATCTATGGAACAGATCCTACACCGAAACAGGCAAGGGGTTATCTTATTATGCGTGTTCCGCCATGCTTCCTAAATTGAAAGCAAACAAAGATACTTGTTGGCTAAAAGAAGTCGATAGCATCGCGCTTCAATCCTCACTCAAAAATCTTGCCGATGCTTTTTCTCGATTTTTCAAAAAGCAAAATAACAAACCTCAATTCAAAGGTAAAATGAATCCCGTCCAAAGCTACACAACAAAAAATGTAAACAACAATATTGAGTTAAAAGGAAAAAAGATTCAGCTTCCCAAACTAGGACTTGTTAAGTTCACAAAAAGCCGGGAACCGAAAGGCCGTATTCTCAATGCAACGATTCGCAAATACGCCAGTGGTAAATATTTTGTTTCCATTTTGTGTGAAGAGGAAATTAACGAACTCCCAAAAACGAATACAGCGATTGGCATTGATTTAGGCATTACCGACTTTGCCATCCTTTCCGACGGGCGAAAAATAGATAATAGTCAGTTCTCGTCTAAAATGGAAGAGAAATTGAAGCGTGAACAACGCAAGCTGTCTAGAAGGGCGGTTGTTGCCAAACAAAATGGAATCAAGCTTTTGGAAGCAAAGAACTATCAAAAACAAAAGCGTAAAGTGGCAAAACTACATGAAAAAGTAATGAATCAGCGCACCGATTTTCTAAATAAGTTGAGTACAGAAATCATCAAAAACCACGATGTGATCTGTATTGAAGACTTAAACACAAAAGGTATGCTACGCAATAAAAAACTGGCCAAAAGTATTTCTGACGTTTCTTGGTCCAGTTTTGTCACTAAATTAGAATATAAAGCGGACTGGTATGGCCGAAAAATTATTAAAGTAGATAGATGGTTTCCATCCAGCCAAATTTGTTCGGAGTGTGGCGTGCAAGATGGCAAGAAATTGCTGAATATTCGACGATGGACTTGTCCTACATGCAAGACTGAACATGACCGTGATATCAATGCAAGTCGAAATATCTTGTACGAAGGGCTTAAAACGCTGATACGAGTGTAG
- the nikR gene encoding nickel-responsive transcriptional regulator NikR: protein MEDSTLKRFGVSMEGSLLRKFDQLVTQKGYSNRSEAVRDLVREAIFEQSSEEDDQLIAGTILLFYNHHQRNLLEEMTTVQHEMHDLIMATTHFHLNHDSCIELIVVQGKASDVRKLSNKLTSLIGVEYGKLTVAPVEKL from the coding sequence ATGGAAGATTCAACATTAAAAAGGTTCGGTGTGTCAATGGAAGGAAGTTTGCTTCGAAAATTCGATCAGCTTGTCACGCAGAAAGGCTATTCGAATCGTTCGGAGGCTGTCAGAGATCTTGTGCGTGAAGCGATTTTCGAGCAATCTTCGGAAGAGGATGACCAACTAATTGCGGGAACAATATTATTGTTTTATAACCATCATCAAAGAAATTTACTTGAAGAAATGACGACTGTTCAACATGAGATGCATGATTTAATCATGGCAACAACTCATTTTCATCTTAACCATGACAGTTGTATAGAACTAATTGTTGTTCAAGGGAAAGCAAGTGATGTGCGCAAATTGAGTAATAAATTAACGAGTTTAATAGGTGTGGAATACGGGAAGCTCACAGTCGCACCCGTAGAAAAACTTTAA
- a CDS encoding ABC transporter substrate-binding protein, with product MRNRILGFSLITILLITTILAGCSSSKSVEKNTSTDNTKKDELVLAFNSEPQTGFDPVIGWGRYGSPLFQSTLLKRDDDLNIVNDLATDYEVSEDGKTWTVHLRDDVQFSDGEQLMATDVVFTYEQTMKSGSVVDMNALEKVEAIDATTVVFTLKESQSTFINNLIATGIVPEHAYNESYAENPIGSGPFKLVQWDKGQQLIIEANENYYGKTPNIKKITFLFLTEDAAFAAAQAGTVDLAHIPASFSQKKVPGMELKAVKTVDNRGIVFPYVASGEMTEDGFPIGNDVTADAAIRHAINIGVDRQALIDGVLEGYGTPAYTSVDGLPWWNPETVIADGNMEEAKKILEEAGWVDADDDGIVEKDGLKAEFSLYYPANDEVRQSLAITVADMIKPLGINIKIEGASWDIIAQKMYSEAVLLGWGSHDPHELYNIYGSDNAGVEYYNTGFYKNEKVDQYFEKALRALSEEEAIEYWQKAQWDGTTGLSAKGDAPWAWLVNIDHLYIVKEGLDIGHQRTHVHGHGWPATDNIVDWKWK from the coding sequence ATGCGAAATCGAATTTTGGGATTTAGCTTAATCACTATTTTGTTGATAACAACAATTTTAGCAGGTTGTTCATCGTCAAAATCAGTTGAAAAGAATACAAGTACTGACAATACGAAAAAGGATGAGTTAGTACTCGCCTTCAATTCGGAGCCTCAAACAGGTTTTGACCCGGTGATTGGATGGGGCCGTTATGGTTCGCCATTGTTTCAAAGTACGTTATTAAAAAGAGATGATGACTTGAACATCGTCAATGACTTAGCCACAGATTACGAAGTAAGTGAAGACGGAAAAACGTGGACCGTTCATTTGCGAGATGATGTGCAATTTTCAGATGGCGAACAGCTGATGGCTACAGACGTTGTGTTTACGTATGAACAAACAATGAAAAGCGGTTCGGTAGTAGATATGAATGCTTTGGAAAAAGTTGAAGCCATCGATGCAACAACAGTTGTCTTTACATTAAAAGAATCCCAATCGACTTTTATCAATAACCTTATTGCAACGGGAATTGTTCCTGAACATGCTTATAACGAATCGTATGCTGAAAATCCAATCGGTTCAGGTCCATTTAAACTTGTCCAATGGGATAAAGGTCAGCAACTAATTATTGAAGCGAATGAAAATTATTACGGTAAAACGCCAAATATAAAAAAAATCACGTTCTTATTTTTAACTGAAGATGCGGCATTTGCAGCGGCACAAGCAGGTACTGTAGACCTTGCACATATTCCAGCTTCATTTAGTCAGAAGAAAGTTCCTGGAATGGAATTAAAAGCAGTAAAAACAGTGGATAACCGCGGGATTGTCTTTCCTTATGTTGCATCCGGAGAAATGACAGAAGATGGATTTCCGATTGGAAATGATGTAACTGCTGACGCTGCGATTCGCCATGCCATTAATATTGGTGTTGACCGTCAAGCGCTAATTGATGGCGTGTTAGAAGGTTATGGAACGCCAGCGTATACCTCAGTTGATGGGTTACCTTGGTGGAATCCTGAGACGGTTATTGCTGATGGAAATATGGAAGAAGCTAAAAAAATATTAGAAGAAGCAGGTTGGGTAGACGCGGACGACGATGGCATTGTTGAAAAAGACGGATTAAAGGCGGAGTTTAGTCTTTATTACCCTGCGAATGATGAAGTGCGTCAATCGTTAGCGATTACTGTTGCCGATATGATAAAACCACTTGGTATCAACATAAAGATTGAAGGAGCAAGCTGGGATATTATTGCGCAAAAGATGTATTCAGAAGCCGTATTATTAGGTTGGGGAAGTCATGACCCACATGAATTATACAATATTTATGGTTCTGATAATGCAGGTGTTGAGTATTACAATACAGGTTTTTATAAAAACGAAAAGGTTGATCAATATTTTGAAAAAGCGCTACGTGCATTAAGTGAAGAAGAAGCCATTGAATATTGGCAAAAAGCGCAATGGGATGGCACAACAGGCTTAAGCGCAAAAGGTGATGCGCCGTGGGCTTGGCTAGTGAATATCGACCATTTGTATATTGTTAAAGAGGGATTAGATATCGGTCATCAAAGAACCCATGTACATGGTCATGGATGGCCTGCAACAGATAATATTGTAGATTGGAAATGGAAGTAA
- a CDS encoding ABC transporter permease, with translation MIKKLVRFLLFKTIRIATLLVAICLISFLLVKNSPIDPIQAYIGADMLKVGPEQREKIAEYWGLNEPVFVQFLNWGSAVLKGDLGTSMIYRRPVMDVIGERFLNSVVLMITAWIFSGIVGFILGVVAAMKRNTWIDRVIQWYCYTLASTPTFWVGLLMLIVFAVWLGWFPIGLGVPVGVLAEDVTFTDRLQHLLLPAITLSILGVANVALHTRQKLIDVLASDYVLFAKARGERGFTLFWRHGLRNVALPAITLQFAAFSELFGGAVLAEQVFSYPGLGQATVEAGLRGDVPLLLGLVIFSTLFVFIGNLIADLIYQIVDPRTREGRM, from the coding sequence ATGATAAAGAAGTTAGTTCGGTTTTTACTATTTAAAACCATTCGCATCGCTACATTATTAGTGGCCATTTGTTTGATATCCTTTCTACTTGTGAAAAATTCACCGATAGATCCGATTCAAGCCTATATTGGTGCTGATATGTTAAAAGTTGGACCAGAACAGCGTGAGAAAATTGCTGAATATTGGGGGCTGAATGAACCTGTATTCGTTCAGTTTTTAAACTGGGGTTCAGCTGTCTTGAAAGGTGATTTAGGGACGTCGATGATTTATCGACGTCCTGTCATGGATGTCATTGGTGAAAGATTTCTCAATTCGGTTGTGTTAATGATTACTGCATGGATTTTTTCAGGCATTGTCGGATTTATTCTCGGTGTGGTTGCCGCAATGAAGAGGAATACGTGGATTGACCGTGTCATTCAGTGGTATTGCTATACACTTGCTTCAACCCCTACATTTTGGGTAGGACTTCTCATGTTGATTGTGTTTGCGGTTTGGCTCGGCTGGTTCCCAATTGGATTAGGTGTGCCTGTTGGCGTGCTTGCGGAAGATGTCACCTTTACGGATCGCCTTCAGCATTTATTATTGCCAGCGATTACGCTAAGCATTCTCGGTGTTGCAAACGTTGCTTTACATACAAGGCAAAAGCTCATTGACGTGCTAGCAAGCGATTATGTGCTGTTTGCTAAGGCGAGAGGCGAACGTGGTTTTACATTATTTTGGAGACATGGCTTACGTAACGTAGCATTGCCAGCAATTACGTTACAATTTGCCGCTTTCAGTGAATTGTTCGGTGGGGCTGTGCTTGCAGAGCAAGTATTTTCCTATCCAGGACTCGGGCAAGCGACGGTAGAAGCGGGCTTGCGAGGCGATGTGCCTTTATTATTGGGACTCGTCATCTTTAGTACGTTATTTGTATTTATCGGAAATTTAATTGCAGATTTGATTTATCAAATCGTTGATCCGAGAACGAGGGAGGGACGTATGTAA
- a CDS encoding ABC transporter permease has product MKTLLRSNQRQRTFFTIIVGTLILVSIIFSSSWLDTGKIMTNLNARNLAPSFQHLFGTDWLGRDMFTRTMMGLSLSIGVGLLGAIGSTAIALTLGMAAATMGKVVDRFVSWIIDLFLSVPHLVMLILISFTLGGGFKGVVIGLMVTHWPSLARVIRAEVMQVRNAEYVQVSKRLGKSNGWIAVHHIFPHLLPQVIIGFMLLFPHVILHEAAVTFLGLGLSPHEPAIGIILSESMKYLSSGLWWLAFFPGLALLFVVRMFDKIGESLRLLIDPTKSHL; this is encoded by the coding sequence ATGAAGACGCTCCTCAGATCAAATCAAAGACAGCGTACATTTTTTACAATTATAGTCGGTACATTGATACTTGTAAGTATTATCTTTAGCAGCAGTTGGCTAGATACCGGAAAAATAATGACGAATTTAAACGCGCGTAATTTAGCACCATCATTTCAACATTTATTTGGTACTGATTGGCTTGGAAGAGATATGTTTACCAGAACGATGATGGGGCTTTCGTTAAGTATTGGTGTTGGATTACTTGGTGCGATTGGCAGTACAGCCATTGCGCTAACGCTTGGAATGGCGGCTGCAACGATGGGGAAAGTTGTGGACCGTTTTGTCTCATGGATCATAGACTTGTTTTTAAGCGTTCCTCATTTAGTCATGCTTATATTAATTTCCTTTACACTAGGCGGCGGTTTTAAAGGCGTCGTGATTGGACTAATGGTAACCCATTGGCCAAGTTTAGCGCGTGTCATTCGAGCAGAAGTGATGCAAGTGCGTAACGCGGAATATGTGCAAGTATCTAAACGATTAGGAAAGTCGAACGGGTGGATTGCTGTCCATCATATCTTTCCACATTTACTGCCACAAGTGATTATTGGTTTTATGTTATTGTTTCCGCATGTGATTTTACATGAAGCGGCAGTTACATTTTTAGGGTTAGGATTATCGCCACATGAGCCGGCAATTGGCATTATTTTATCGGAATCTATGAAGTATTTATCTTCAGGTTTATGGTGGCTCGCCTTTTTCCCGGGATTAGCGTTACTTTTTGTCGTTCGAATGTTTGATAAAATCGGTGAAAGTTTGCGGTTGCTGATTGACCCGACAAAATCTCATTTGTGA
- a CDS encoding ABC transporter ATP-binding protein, which yields MSILEVKKLSISFQQYGSGLKRQTLDVMSELSIELEEGEILAIVGASGSGKSLLAHALLGILPENAKTTGTILFEGEELTEERLVALRGKEIALIPQSVNFLDPLMQVGKQVRQSVKKGDAHSAQRAVFDRYHLQEHVDKMYPFQLSGGMARRTLLSTAAVSGAKVIIADEPTPGLDEVVIQEALTNFREFANDGCAVMLITHDIESALTIADKIAVFYAGTVVEIASVNDFTGKGEKLRHPYSKALWNALPQNEFIPIPGSQPQSSELPPGCLFAPRCPLATKECTEARPDMRELREGKVRCIDAT from the coding sequence ATGTCAATTTTAGAAGTAAAAAAATTATCAATCTCCTTTCAACAGTATGGAAGTGGTTTAAAACGGCAAACACTCGATGTGATGTCGGAATTAAGCATTGAACTTGAAGAAGGGGAGATTTTAGCCATTGTCGGTGCAAGTGGCTCTGGAAAAAGTTTATTGGCACATGCCCTTTTGGGGATACTCCCCGAAAATGCTAAAACGACCGGGACGATTTTATTTGAAGGTGAAGAACTTACAGAAGAAAGACTTGTGGCGCTAAGGGGAAAAGAAATTGCGCTTATCCCACAATCAGTCAATTTTTTAGACCCACTCATGCAAGTCGGCAAACAAGTTCGCCAATCTGTTAAAAAAGGGGATGCCCATTCTGCGCAGCGGGCGGTTTTTGATAGATACCATCTTCAAGAGCATGTGGATAAGATGTATCCATTTCAACTGTCAGGCGGGATGGCACGACGGACATTATTGTCAACTGCCGCGGTAAGCGGAGCGAAAGTTATCATCGCGGATGAACCTACGCCGGGCTTAGATGAAGTTGTCATTCAAGAAGCACTGACAAACTTTAGGGAGTTTGCAAATGATGGGTGTGCGGTTATGCTCATTACGCATGATATCGAATCCGCATTAACAATAGCTGATAAGATTGCAGTGTTCTATGCAGGAACCGTCGTTGAAATTGCTTCTGTTAATGACTTTACAGGTAAGGGAGAAAAGTTGCGTCATCCATATAGCAAGGCGCTATGGAATGCTTTACCACAAAATGAGTTTATTCCAATACCAGGTTCTCAACCTCAATCAAGCGAATTGCCGCCGGGATGTTTATTCGCACCGCGTTGTCCGCTTGCAACAAAAGAATGCACAGAAGCTCGTCCTGATATGCGAGAACTGCGGGAAGGGAAGGTGCGATGTATCGATGCGACTTGA
- a CDS encoding ABC transporter ATP-binding protein: protein MRLEANRIGFRYGNDPWLLKDVHFAIEPGEVVGLTGASGRGKTTFCRILAGFEQPLEGEITLGGKRIQNKGIHPVQLVLQHPEKAVNPRWKMQKVLNESGQPDPELLTLLGIKQSWLSRWPNELSGGELQRFCVARALSSNPRFLIADEMTTMLDAITQAQIWQAVLETAEKRNMGIIVVSHERKLVQRLCDRVVEL, encoded by the coding sequence ATGCGACTTGAAGCAAATCGTATAGGGTTTCGTTATGGCAATGACCCTTGGTTATTAAAAGACGTGCACTTTGCAATTGAGCCTGGTGAGGTCGTCGGCTTAACCGGCGCTAGTGGACGGGGGAAAACAACTTTTTGTCGGATTTTAGCCGGGTTTGAGCAACCTTTAGAAGGTGAAATCACGCTTGGCGGGAAACGGATTCAAAATAAAGGCATACATCCCGTACAATTAGTTTTACAACACCCAGAAAAAGCTGTAAATCCACGCTGGAAGATGCAAAAAGTGTTGAATGAAAGTGGGCAACCTGATCCCGAATTACTTACATTATTAGGGATTAAACAATCATGGCTGTCGCGTTGGCCGAATGAATTATCAGGGGGCGAATTGCAAAGATTTTGTGTTGCCCGTGCACTTTCCTCGAATCCTCGTTTTTTAATTGCGGATGAAATGACAACGATGCTCGACGCAATTACCCAAGCACAAATTTGGCAAGCCGTCTTAGAAACGGCAGAAAAAAGAAATATGGGAATCATCGTTGTGAGTCATGAAAGGAAGTTAGTCCAAAGATTATGTGACCGTGTTGTCGAATTATGA
- a CDS encoding glycine betaine uptake BCCT transporter, protein MRKISNVFWITVALVLVAVAYGALAPESFSEITGNMQAFITSAFGWYYLLVVSAIVLFCLFFIFSPVGQLRLGKPDEKPEYSRMSWFAMLFSAGMGIGLVFWGAAEPLSHFAISPATATPESQEAFRDSMRYTFFHWGIHAWAIYGIVALSLAYFQFRKGAPGLISSTLRPILGDRVDGPIGTLINVLAVFATVVGVATTLGFGAVQINGGLAYLFDLPISFPVQVIIIIVVTILFIMSAWSGLSKGIKYLSNTNMVLAAILLTLIVIVGPTLLIFNTFTDSIGMYLQNIVQMSFNAAPVDKDLRSWIDGWTIFYWAWWISWSPFVGVFIARVSRGRTIREFLGGVLLLPAIISFFWFSAFGATAMDVQTKGTDLTGLLTEQTLFAVFHELPMSMLLSFVAVLLVAIFFITSADSATFVLGMQTSYGSLHPPNVAKLTWGIAQSAIAMILLSTGGLGALQNALIIAALPFSFVMILMMISLYKALDKEKKELGLMIRPKRRNK, encoded by the coding sequence ATGAGGAAAATATCAAATGTTTTTTGGATAACGGTCGCTCTTGTTTTAGTGGCAGTAGCCTATGGAGCATTGGCACCAGAAAGTTTCAGCGAAATTACTGGCAATATGCAAGCTTTTATCACCTCAGCATTTGGGTGGTATTATTTACTTGTCGTTTCTGCAATTGTACTTTTTTGTCTGTTTTTCATTTTCAGCCCGGTTGGACAACTTCGTCTCGGTAAGCCAGATGAAAAACCAGAATACTCTCGTATGAGCTGGTTTGCAATGCTGTTTTCAGCTGGAATGGGGATTGGACTCGTATTTTGGGGAGCTGCTGAACCACTTTCCCACTTTGCGATAAGTCCCGCCACCGCAACCCCAGAGAGTCAAGAAGCTTTTCGTGACTCCATGCGCTATACATTTTTTCATTGGGGCATTCACGCGTGGGCAATCTACGGCATCGTCGCGTTGTCGCTCGCGTATTTCCAATTCCGAAAAGGTGCACCAGGGTTAATTTCTTCAACATTAAGGCCCATTTTAGGTGATCGTGTGGACGGGCCTATCGGTACTTTAATAAACGTACTGGCCGTTTTTGCAACAGTAGTAGGTGTCGCAACAACATTAGGTTTTGGTGCAGTTCAAATTAACGGTGGACTGGCGTATCTTTTTGATCTACCAATTAGCTTTCCGGTACAAGTAATTATTATCATCGTCGTAACGATATTATTTATTATGTCTGCATGGAGTGGACTTAGCAAAGGGATTAAATATTTATCCAATACAAATATGGTTCTTGCTGCTATATTACTAACTCTGATTGTGATTGTCGGACCGACACTTCTTATTTTCAATACGTTTACGGATTCAATCGGTATGTACTTACAAAATATTGTTCAAATGAGTTTTAACGCAGCACCCGTTGATAAAGACTTACGTTCATGGATTGACGGATGGACTATTTTCTATTGGGCTTGGTGGATTTCATGGTCACCTTTTGTTGGCGTTTTTATTGCCCGTGTTTCCCGTGGTCGAACGATACGGGAATTCTTGGGAGGCGTCCTTTTACTACCAGCCATAATTAGTTTCTTTTGGTTCTCTGCTTTTGGTGCAACAGCAATGGATGTTCAGACTAAAGGAACTGATCTAACTGGGTTGTTAACGGAACAAACACTCTTCGCAGTGTTCCACGAGTTACCAATGTCAATGTTATTATCGTTTGTTGCGGTATTACTAGTCGCTATTTTCTTTATCACATCAGCTGACTCGGCAACATTCGTACTCGGTATGCAAACATCTTACGGTTCACTTCATCCGCCGAACGTAGCCAAATTAACATGGGGAATTGCACAATCAGCAATCGCCATGATTCTACTTTCTACAGGTGGTCTTGGTGCGTTACAAAACGCTTTAATTATCGCCGCACTTCCTTTCTCTTTCGTCATGATTTTAATGATGATTTCGCTTTATAAAGCATTAGACAAAGAGAAGAAAGAACTGGGCTTAATGATTCGACCTAAACGTCGGAATAAATAA
- a CDS encoding GNAT family N-acetyltransferase encodes MGKIVLVSHELKYAKAMSALSSYSQVKDALGLSDEQTTVEGTRGFIEFILKEEKLGKQYSRCILNEKETLIGVITLKDIDPIKKTSHIGTWIGHEYWGQRYNELAKAAILAIAFNQFGLNYVFAGARADNYRSQKAQEKLPYITLRVEDEFPEELKMLEAQTGSKCVLNVFKKENYLAWRKAQEEIN; translated from the coding sequence ATGGGGAAAATTGTATTAGTTTCACACGAATTAAAATATGCGAAAGCAATGTCGGCTTTGTCCTCATACTCGCAAGTAAAAGATGCTTTAGGTTTGAGTGACGAACAGACGACAGTAGAAGGAACTAGGGGGTTTATCGAGTTCATTCTTAAAGAAGAAAAATTAGGAAAACAATATTCTAGATGCATTTTAAATGAAAAAGAAACGCTCATTGGCGTGATTACACTTAAAGATATTGATCCGATCAAGAAAACTTCTCATATTGGCACTTGGATAGGTCATGAGTATTGGGGACAGCGATATAATGAGCTTGCAAAGGCAGCAATATTAGCTATTGCGTTTAATCAATTTGGACTTAATTATGTTTTCGCTGGGGCTAGGGCGGATAATTACCGTTCTCAAAAAGCGCAAGAAAAGCTACCTTATATTACATTACGTGTTGAAGATGAATTTCCTGAAGAATTGAAGATGCTAGAAGCTCAAACAGGTTCGAAATGTGTGTTGAATGTGTTTAAGAAAGAAAATTATTTAGCTTGGAGGAAAGCTCAGGAAGAAATTAATTAA